CGAGAACTTCCCACTGCACGGCCCGACGGGGAGAGAATTCTCACGTGGACGCAGCTGTACGAACTCGACAGCATCCCCGAGCATTTGATCGTTGTGGGTTCCGGTGTAACCGGGGCGGAGTTTGCCTCTGCATACTGTGTGCTCGGCGCGAAGGTGACGCTGATCTCGAGCCGCGACCGAGTGCTGCCTGGCGAAGATATCGACGCGGCGAATGTGATCGAACGCGTGTTTAAGCGCGACGGTATGAACGTGCTGAACAAGTCGCGCGCCGAGAAGGTCGAGCGCACTGAGAATGGCGTCATCGCGACGCTCACAGACGGACGCACCGTTGAGGGCAGCCACTGTCTCGTCGCCGTCGGCTCGGTGCCCAACACCGAGAACATCGGCCTTAAAGAAGCGGGCGTGCAGCTGACCGAGTCGGGTCATATTCGCGTGAATCGGGTCTCGCGCACGTCGATTCCGAACATCTACGCAGTGGGGGACTGCACAGCAGAGATTCCGCTCGCTTCCGTCGCATCGATGTCGGGACGCACCGCCGTGTTCCACGCGATGGGCGACGTCGTGAATCCCATCGAAGTGCGCAACGTGACGTCGAACATTTTCACTCAGCCCGAGATTGCCACGGTGGGCTGGAGCCAGCGCGAGATTGAAGAGGGAATCGCGCAGGGGACGATCTACAAGCTGCCGTTGTCGGCGAACCCACGCGCCAAGATGATCGGCGTGCGTGACGGCTTCGTCAAGTTGTTCGCGCGTCAAGGGTCAGGAACGGTGATCGGTGGGGTCATCGTCGCACCACGAGCATCCGAGCTGATTTTCCCGCTCGCGCTCGCGGTTGAGCATCGGCTCACCGTCGACGAGGTAGCGAGCGCCTATACGGTCTACCCGTCGCTTACGGGTTCTATCTCGGATGCTGCGCGGGCAATGCACATCGTTCTCTGATTGTCGGCTCACATCTCGCGGTTCGTCTTGCTCTGTTCGTACGTCGAAGTGCAACGTGGAAAGGCCCGTTGTTTCGCGCATCTACAATGTGAGCATGGACGAGACCGCCAAGGACGAACGGCCGACGAACCGGCAACCGAGTATCAAGGACGTTGCCGCTAAAGCGGGGGTTTCGTGGCGCACGGTCTCGAATGTGATCCACGGTCACCGATATCTGCGACCGGAAACCAAAGAGAAGGTCGAATCGGCCATTGCTGAGCTCGGCTACCGCCCGCGTGTCGCCGCGCGCCAGCTGAGGGGCGGCAAGAGCAACCTGCTGACCCTGGCTGTTCCCTACATCTCGCACCCGTACTTCGCCAGGCTTGCTCACGCTGTCGTCGAGGCGGCAGGGCGCGAGAAATACGACGTTCTTATCGACGAGACGCACGGCCGGATCGAGCGGGAGAAACGCGTCGCACGAGGGTACGGGAGCATCCTGACTGACGGGA
The Paramicrobacterium chengjingii DNA segment above includes these coding regions:
- a CDS encoding NAD(P)H-quinone dehydrogenase codes for the protein MAYEFERKQRIAVVGGGPGGYEAALSGAQLGAEVTLIERAGVGGSAVITDVVPSKGLIATAEAAKSISGASDLGVQFFARHDTTGKPIRPEVTVNLSAVNKRLTSLARQQSEDMRANLVHAGVRIVQGEGRLEGDNSVIISTGRGGTDFDQVEADTIVVSVGASPRELPTARPDGERILTWTQLYELDSIPEHLIVVGSGVTGAEFASAYCVLGAKVTLISSRDRVLPGEDIDAANVIERVFKRDGMNVLNKSRAEKVERTENGVIATLTDGRTVEGSHCLVAVGSVPNTENIGLKEAGVQLTESGHIRVNRVSRTSIPNIYAVGDCTAEIPLASVASMSGRTAVFHAMGDVVNPIEVRNVTSNIFTQPEIATVGWSQREIEEGIAQGTIYKLPLSANPRAKMIGVRDGFVKLFARQGSGTVIGGVIVAPRASELIFPLALAVEHRLTVDEVASAYTVYPSLTGSISDAARAMHIVL